The Gemmatimonas aurantiaca T-27 DNA segment GGTACAGGCCACAGGGCATGAGCAGACCTGGACGGCCACACGTCGATCCAATGCCAGCTTCCTCGCGCAGTCCGGCACCCTCACGGGCCTCAAGAACCTGCAGCGTGGCCTGACGGTCGACCTGATCCCCACCATCACGTCGAGTGCCACCGGCGCCCCAAACCCCGCTGGGCCAGGTAACGGTGCCACCTGGAAGTACAGCGCGGAGAACCCGGAGATCGGCGGCAGTGCCCGCTGGGGCATCACCAGCAACCTGACGCTGTCCGGCACCGCCAACCCCGATTTCTCACAAGTCGAAGCCGACGCCACGCAGTACTCGCTCGATCCGCGTGCAGCGGTGTACTTCGCGGAACGTCGACCGTTCTTTCTGGAGTCGCAGGAGCAGTTTCAGACGCCCAATCGGCTGATCTACACGCGCCGTATCGCGCAGCCCGTGTTTGCCACGAAACTCACGGGCAAACATCAGGGCTTCGATATCGGCGTGCTCTCGGCCGTGGACAGCCGCGACGTCTCCGCCACGGGGGACCATTCGCCCATGTACAACATCGTGCGTCTGCAGCGCGACATGGGCAAGCAGAGCCGCCTCGGCATGGTCTACACCGACAAGGCCGACGGCAAGGCGTGGAACCGGGTACTGGGCGTGGACGGTCGCCTCGTGCGTGGCGTGTACAGCCTGCAGGGGCAGCTCGCGTCGAGCTTCACGGGCGGCAACACGGAAAGCACGAATGCCCCGCTGTGGGACGTGTCCCTGCTCCGCAACGGACGTGAGTTTTATGCACGCTACGGATTCAGCGCGATCTCCGACGGCTTCGATGCACAAAGCGGGTTCATTGCCCGCACGGGCGTGTCGCTGATCAACGCCACCCATCGGGTGAACATCTTCCCCAAGCGTGGTGGGCTGATCGAAGTGTTCAGCCCCGAAATTTACATGCTCGGCCGCTACCGCTATGCCGATCTCGTCACCCGCCGGCCCGCGCAGGACGTGCAACTGCATTTGCGCACCAACACACGCTTCAAGGGCGGCTGGCAGGTAGGCGCGCAGTTCCTGCGTGAGGAGTTCGGTTACGACAAGGCGCTGTACAGCAACTACTACCTGTTCCGTCCGCGCACGGGCGGTGGTGTGGATACGGTGGCCTACACCGGCACGCCCTATCTGCCCAACTACGACGGGGTGATCTCGGTGGGCACGCCGGAGTTCCGGCGCTTCAGCTTCAGCAGCGTGGCCGTG contains these protein-coding regions:
- a CDS encoding carbohydrate binding family 9 domain-containing protein; translation: MVTSLFLLALAKAAPLAVPGVPVPPVAVAAPATPEPGPIYDGRRGAVAVAIPRLEGTNTVDGVLNEPVWQQAATLTGFSQFFPNDGIAAQDSTEVLVWYTGTALHVGVRAYAPKGTVRATLADRDKITQDDNIQLFLGTYNDSRQAMVFAVNPFGIQSDGVLTETGASSGGGFLSSASRGRESNDLAPDYVWRSKGQLTDFGFEVEITIPFKSLRYRAGDQQTWQLNVVRTVQATGHEQTWTATRRSNASFLAQSGTLTGLKNLQRGLTVDLIPTITSSATGAPNPAGPGNGATWKYSAENPEIGGSARWGITSNLTLSGTANPDFSQVEADATQYSLDPRAAVYFAERRPFFLESQEQFQTPNRLIYTRRIAQPVFATKLTGKHQGFDIGVLSAVDSRDVSATGDHSPMYNIVRLQRDMGKQSRLGMVYTDKADGKAWNRVLGVDGRLVRGVYSLQGQLASSFTGGNTESTNAPLWDVSLLRNGREFYARYGFSAISDGFDAQSGFIARTGVSLINATHRVNIFPKRGGLIEVFSPEIYMLGRYRYADLVTRRPAQDVQLHLRTNTRFKGGWQVGAQFLREEFGYDKALYSNYYLFRPRTGGGVDTVAYTGTPYLPNYDGVISVGTPEFRRFSFSSVAVFGQDENFQEWSSANILNLNQTLTLRPTEQIRIAGTWVYEEFNRKTDGSSVLRRSTPRLRLEYQLTRQFFIRTIGEYAKVKQDSLRDDSRTELPIYLRAANGTFSRAAGFERTRARIDVLFSYLPNPGTVFYVGYGDALAANSPQGPESLRRTSDVFFAKLSYLFRLQ